In Numidum massiliense, a single genomic region encodes these proteins:
- a CDS encoding fatty acid--CoA ligase produces MYVTIGDLFEQTVHKFREKEALYDVQRGQRWTYGEWDEQINRLANALLATGVTKGDRVSTFLYNTSEFATALFACAKIGAVFNPINFRLTAHELSFILRDAAPKVLLFERAVAQEVEKLASQFTQLEFWYVDDDPPAYADVYDERVAQASSARPIVSVCESDVYAIMYTSGTTGQPKGVVHRHRDMVEHSLIMISTMRLTARDRGLVTAPMFHCAELHCAFLPRIHVGGSTVIMHHFHAKDVLQLIQEEQITQFFAAPTMWNMLLQEDLTTYDLRTLRLGLYGGASMAPALVRACHDGFGIGLIQAYGMTEMGPAVSFLLEDEQLTKAGSAGRACLNHEIRVVRPGDDEPTHADDVVAPGEVGEIIVKGPCMMSSYFNREAATARALAGGWYRSGDLGYFDADGYLWVADRVDDMIVSGGENIYPREIEDVLYEHRGVLDVAVVGEPDELWGARVAAYVVPKEAGLTAAALDQFCQVSGKLASYKRPRQYYFVDALPRNASGKLQKFRLRQQAVGAEEAGISREAADQ; encoded by the coding sequence ATGTATGTGACGATCGGTGATCTGTTTGAACAGACAGTACACAAATTTCGGGAGAAAGAGGCACTGTACGACGTTCAGCGGGGGCAGCGCTGGACGTACGGCGAATGGGACGAGCAAATTAACCGGTTAGCCAATGCCCTGTTAGCTACTGGGGTAACGAAAGGGGACCGCGTCTCGACTTTTTTGTACAACACGAGTGAATTTGCAACCGCTTTGTTCGCCTGTGCGAAAATCGGCGCGGTCTTTAACCCGATTAACTTTCGCCTTACGGCGCATGAACTGTCGTTCATCTTGCGTGATGCGGCGCCGAAGGTGCTACTGTTTGAGCGTGCAGTGGCGCAGGAAGTGGAGAAGTTAGCATCGCAATTCACACAGCTCGAATTTTGGTATGTGGATGACGACCCCCCGGCTTATGCAGATGTATACGACGAACGGGTGGCACAAGCATCGTCGGCTCGACCGATTGTAAGCGTTTGCGAATCTGATGTGTACGCGATTATGTACACGAGCGGGACAACGGGTCAGCCGAAAGGGGTCGTGCACCGACACCGCGACATGGTCGAACATAGCCTTATTATGATTAGTACGATGCGCTTGACCGCGCGCGACCGTGGCTTAGTGACGGCACCGATGTTTCATTGCGCCGAGTTGCACTGTGCCTTTTTACCGCGTATACACGTAGGCGGGAGTACGGTTATCATGCACCACTTTCACGCGAAAGACGTGTTACAACTCATTCAAGAGGAGCAGATCACGCAATTTTTTGCCGCTCCGACGATGTGGAATATGTTACTGCAGGAAGATTTGACTACCTACGACCTTCGCACGCTCCGGCTCGGGCTGTACGGGGGCGCGTCGATGGCGCCTGCGCTCGTGCGCGCTTGCCACGACGGCTTCGGGATCGGCCTCATTCAGGCGTACGGCATGACGGAGATGGGGCCGGCCGTATCGTTTTTGCTCGAAGATGAGCAGCTGACAAAAGCGGGTTCGGCGGGACGTGCCTGCTTGAATCACGAGATTCGCGTCGTCCGTCCAGGCGACGACGAACCGACGCATGCGGATGATGTTGTCGCACCTGGGGAAGTCGGCGAGATTATTGTTAAAGGGCCTTGTATGATGAGCAGTTATTTCAATCGGGAAGCAGCGACGGCCAGAGCGCTCGCGGGCGGGTGGTACCGATCCGGCGATCTCGGCTACTTCGACGCGGACGGTTACTTGTGGGTGGCCGACCGCGTCGACGACATGATCGTCAGTGGCGGCGAAAATATTTATCCCCGAGAAATTGAGGATGTCCTGTACGAGCACAGGGGCGTGTTGGACGTCGCCGTCGTCGGTGAGCCGGACGAGCTGTGGGGTGCGCGCGTCGCTGCTTATGTCGTACCGAAAGAAGCTGGATTGACCGCCGCGGCGCTCGATCAGTTTTGTCAGGTGAGCGGCAAACTCGCTAGCTACAAACGGCCCCGCCAGTATTACTTCGTCGATGCGCTGCCACGCAATGCGAGCGGGAAATTGCAAAAGTTTCGCCTGCGGCAGCAAGCGGTAGGGGCGGAGGAAGCAGGGATATCTCGCGAAGCTGCTGATCAGTAG
- the rsgA gene encoding ribosome small subunit-dependent GTPase A: MDLATLGWNDFFAAQCADVDEQSYAVGRITLEHKRMYRIFSVYGELLGEVAGKFRFEAEAAGREHFPAVGDWVVFSVRPEGRATIHRVLQRKSQFMRKVAGTTHEAQIVAANVDTVFLVNALNRDFNLRRLERYLVLAWESSAEPVIVLSKADLCADSEAKVAEVAAIASGVPIHVVSAHTNEGMAALTSHLGRGRTVALLGSSGAGKSTLVNAFAGEEVQQVNDVREGDDRGRHTTTYRELIVLPQGGLIVDTPGMRELTLWEADDGFSDAFADIEQLAEYCFFRDCRHEREPNCAVRQAITDGTLAAARYHNYVKLQREQMYLARREAQKAKLRGRKAVKKTRRNQA, translated from the coding sequence TTGGATTTAGCAACGTTAGGATGGAATGATTTTTTTGCGGCACAGTGTGCAGATGTCGATGAGCAATCGTACGCGGTCGGACGGATCACGTTGGAACATAAGCGGATGTACCGCATTTTTTCCGTTTACGGAGAGTTGTTAGGAGAAGTAGCCGGCAAGTTCCGGTTTGAGGCGGAAGCGGCGGGGCGGGAACACTTTCCAGCAGTCGGCGACTGGGTCGTTTTTTCAGTACGGCCTGAAGGGAGAGCGACGATTCACCGCGTGCTGCAGCGGAAAAGTCAATTTATGCGCAAAGTAGCAGGGACGACACACGAGGCGCAAATTGTCGCCGCCAACGTCGACACTGTTTTTTTAGTCAACGCCCTTAATCGTGACTTTAATTTGCGCCGCCTCGAGCGCTATCTCGTCTTGGCGTGGGAAAGCAGTGCCGAGCCTGTGATCGTTTTAAGTAAAGCTGATTTGTGTGCGGACAGCGAGGCGAAGGTAGCTGAGGTGGCAGCGATTGCTTCCGGCGTACCGATTCACGTCGTCAGCGCCCATACAAATGAAGGGATGGCAGCACTCACTTCGCATTTGGGAAGAGGGCGAACGGTCGCTTTACTCGGTTCTTCCGGCGCCGGGAAATCGACGCTCGTGAACGCGTTCGCCGGGGAAGAGGTGCAGCAAGTTAACGATGTGCGAGAAGGGGATGACCGCGGCAGGCATACGACGACGTATCGCGAATTGATCGTACTGCCACAGGGCGGCCTCATCGTCGATACGCCGGGAATGCGCGAGCTAACGTTGTGGGAAGCGGACGACGGCTTCAGCGATGCGTTTGCCGACATCGAGCAACTGGCAGAGTACTGTTTCTTCCGCGACTGCCGCCACGAACGGGAGCCAAATTGTGCTGTCAGACAAGCGATTACTGACGGAACGCTCGCTGCGGCCCGTTACCACAATTATGTCAAACTGCAGCGCGAACAGATGTATCTTGCGCGCAGAGAGGCGCAAAAGGCCAAGCTTAGAGGGAGAAAGGCTGTCAAAAAAACGCGGCGAAATCAGGCGTAG